A region of Desulfurobacteriaceae bacterium DNA encodes the following proteins:
- a CDS encoding NAD-dependent deacylase, with translation MEKFKELARVLRESKKVVVLTGAGISAESGIPTFRGKDGLWNKYDPTELATFEAFSEDPLKVWKWYLWRMELIAKALPNAGHKSLVEFEKLFDEFSLITQNVDGLHKVAGSKKILELHGNIFEGKCRYCGKKYSEDEFSSLFPFANKKFLKNLSKSEFKDRILNGLKEEDLPKCKNCGELVGPGVVWFGESLDEYILERAFKVSEEADVFFSVGTSALVQPAASLPLIAKRKGAILIEINPQETPISSYCDFVFRESAKEILPFLVKELR, from the coding sequence ATGGAGAAATTCAAAGAACTTGCAAGAGTTTTAAGAGAATCAAAGAAAGTTGTTGTTTTAACAGGAGCCGGAATTAGTGCAGAAAGTGGAATTCCAACCTTTAGAGGGAAAGACGGTCTTTGGAATAAATATGATCCAACAGAGCTTGCTACTTTTGAAGCTTTTAGTGAAGATCCTTTAAAGGTTTGGAAGTGGTATTTATGGAGAATGGAACTTATAGCGAAAGCTTTGCCAAACGCTGGACATAAGAGTCTTGTAGAGTTTGAAAAACTTTTTGATGAATTCAGTTTAATAACCCAAAACGTAGATGGTCTTCACAAGGTAGCAGGTTCAAAGAAGATTTTAGAGCTTCACGGTAATATATTTGAAGGAAAGTGTCGTTATTGTGGAAAAAAGTATAGTGAAGATGAGTTTTCAAGTCTTTTTCCTTTTGCAAACAAAAAGTTTTTAAAAAACCTTAGTAAGTCAGAGTTTAAAGATAGAATTCTAAATGGGCTAAAAGAAGAAGACCTTCCAAAGTGTAAAAATTGCGGAGAACTTGTAGGGCCAGGAGTTGTCTGGTTTGGAGAGAGTCTTGATGAGTACATTTTAGAAAGAGCCTTTAAAGTTTCAGAAGAAGCAGATGTCTTCTTTTCAGTTGGGACATCTGCCCTTGTTCAACCTGCAGCTTCTTTACCTTTAATAGCTAAAAGAAAAGGAGCTATTCTTATAGAAATAAACCCTCAAGAAACTCCTATATCTTCTTATTGCGATTTTGTTTTCAGGGAATCGGCAAAAGAAATATTACCGTTTTTGGTGAAAGAGTTAAGATAA
- the lysA gene encoding diaminopimelate decarboxylase has product MRKDIFPFIYYENGKLKVDGVEVELLAKEFGTPLYVYSKSALEFWFKEFDSAFSTVPHITCFAVKSNSNVAVLKVLKELGAGADTVSKGEIFRALLAGIDPKKIVFAGVGKREDEIEYALEKDILMINVESESELFLINKVAERLGKVAPIAFRVNPEVDAKTHPYISTGLKTSKFGVNFEDAVRLYKLAKDLKNVNPIGIHFHIGSQIEDVSAFGEAARKVKEIVKELFSLGIEIEYFDAGGGLGINYDPSKPFVSSQNLAKEIVPIVKELGLKLILEPGRRISGNCGILLTKVIFKKERDEKLFYIVDAGMNDLARPSLYNAYHHIVPTTFKEGKGKRADVVGPICETGDILAKERELPPLEEGETLAVLSAGAYGFTMSSNYNSRPRAAEVLVDNGSYKLIRQRETLGDLVAREIF; this is encoded by the coding sequence GTGAGAAAAGATATTTTTCCCTTTATCTACTACGAAAATGGAAAGTTGAAAGTGGACGGCGTTGAAGTTGAACTTTTAGCAAAAGAATTTGGAACTCCTCTTTACGTTTACAGTAAGTCTGCCTTAGAGTTTTGGTTTAAAGAGTTTGATTCTGCTTTTTCTACTGTTCCTCATATAACCTGTTTTGCAGTTAAATCAAACTCAAACGTTGCAGTTTTAAAGGTTTTAAAAGAGCTTGGGGCAGGAGCAGATACAGTTTCAAAAGGAGAAATATTTAGAGCACTTTTAGCAGGGATTGACCCAAAGAAAATAGTCTTTGCAGGCGTAGGAAAGAGGGAAGACGAAATAGAGTACGCTCTTGAAAAAGATATTCTTATGATTAACGTTGAAAGTGAGAGTGAACTCTTTCTTATAAACAAAGTGGCAGAAAGACTTGGTAAGGTTGCCCCTATTGCCTTTAGAGTAAACCCAGAAGTTGATGCTAAAACCCACCCTTACATCTCCACTGGACTAAAAACCAGTAAGTTTGGAGTAAACTTTGAAGATGCTGTAAGACTTTATAAACTTGCAAAAGATTTAAAAAATGTTAATCCGATCGGTATTCATTTTCATATAGGCTCACAGATAGAAGATGTATCGGCATTTGGAGAAGCTGCAAGGAAAGTTAAAGAAATAGTAAAGGAACTTTTCTCTCTTGGAATAGAAATTGAATATTTTGATGCCGGTGGTGGGCTCGGGATAAACTACGACCCGTCAAAACCTTTTGTTTCATCTCAAAACCTTGCAAAAGAAATAGTTCCAATCGTTAAAGAGCTTGGACTAAAACTTATATTGGAACCGGGAAGAAGAATTAGTGGAAACTGTGGAATTCTTCTCACAAAAGTTATCTTCAAGAAAGAAAGAGACGAAAAACTCTTTTACATAGTCGATGCAGGAATGAACGATCTAGCAAGACCTTCTCTCTACAATGCCTACCACCATATAGTCCCCACTACCTTTAAGGAAGGAAAGGGAAAAAGAGCCGATGTTGTAGGGCCAATTTGTGAAACAGGGGACATTTTGGCAAAAGAAAGAGAACTTCCTCCTTTAGAAGAAGGAGAAACTTTAGCAGTATTAAGTGCTGGAGCTTATGGATTTACAATGTCTTCAAACTACAATTCAAGGCCAAGAGCAGCAGAAGTCCTTGTAGATAATGGAAGTTACAAACTTATAAGACAAAGAGAAACCCTTGGAGACCTTGTAGCAAGGGAGATTTTTTAA
- a CDS encoding ComEC/Rec2 family competence protein: MFLFFQSMENPNRVVFIKETPRGNHLAYLEGQKVIFVDENIRVGDIVDKNGKVLKSRNPLLGSFEDFRLSIYEKIKDNLNYPVSALVGAITLGIRQEIPSSVKAYFSLSGLYPFLAISGLHVGIVVGFLGLIFKTLRFKKPYTTSCLVLFPLMPLTGFPPSVVRAYFLSLFLSLGFESFRKISPVYLLGVVFLFTLLLNKESVGATLSFLAVFGIFVALEIVKGKWKTIFLASLAPMLFTLPVVLYLFGTVNLASPLNSLVATVLFVPLLILSFLAEITLFKIGFINDLLDLTGKALIILSQELYSLTKVFIIHTNIPLTFASVVILLSLLLYFKRPFFSFIPLVFLLIISIVFQKKIENKTFYVKGWKLHSFYFLSTEGQSYKNCKIYSDYVFPFARKFLQGNVVIDKRLERSRR, from the coding sequence ATGTTTTTATTCTTTCAATCTATGGAGAATCCCAACAGAGTAGTCTTCATAAAAGAGACTCCAAGAGGAAATCATCTTGCTTACCTTGAGGGACAAAAGGTTATTTTTGTTGATGAAAATATTAGAGTTGGAGATATTGTAGATAAAAATGGAAAAGTTTTAAAAAGTAGAAATCCTCTTTTAGGTTCCTTTGAAGATTTCAGACTTTCCATCTACGAAAAGATAAAGGATAACCTTAACTATCCAGTTTCTGCCCTTGTTGGAGCTATAACTTTGGGAATTCGCCAAGAAATTCCCTCTTCTGTTAAAGCATACTTTTCCCTTTCAGGGCTTTACCCTTTTTTAGCAATTTCTGGTCTTCACGTTGGGATAGTAGTTGGTTTTTTGGGGTTAATTTTCAAAACTTTAAGGTTTAAGAAACCTTATACAACCTCTTGCTTGGTTCTTTTTCCTCTAATGCCACTTACCGGATTTCCTCCTTCAGTAGTTAGAGCTTACTTTTTGTCCCTTTTTCTTTCCCTAGGGTTTGAAAGTTTTAGAAAAATTTCTCCTGTATACCTTTTGGGAGTTGTATTTCTATTCACTCTTCTACTCAACAAAGAATCTGTAGGGGCAACACTGTCTTTTCTTGCCGTTTTTGGAATATTTGTTGCTTTGGAGATAGTTAAAGGAAAATGGAAAACAATCTTTTTGGCTTCTCTTGCACCCATGCTTTTTACTTTACCGGTGGTTCTTTACCTTTTTGGGACTGTAAATTTAGCATCGCCTCTAAACTCCTTAGTTGCAACAGTTCTTTTCGTTCCTTTGTTAATTCTTTCCTTTTTAGCAGAAATTACTTTGTTTAAAATTGGATTTATAAATGACCTTTTGGATCTTACAGGAAAAGCTCTTATCATTTTAAGCCAGGAACTTTACTCCTTAACCAAAGTTTTTATTATTCACACAAATATACCACTCACCTTTGCTTCAGTAGTTATTCTTTTATCTTTATTGCTTTACTTTAAAAGACCTTTCTTTTCCTTTATCCCTCTGGTGTTCCTATTAATCATTTCTATTGTTTTCCAGAAGAAAATAGAGAACAAAACTTTTTACGTTAAGGGCTGGAAGCTTCACTCTTTTTACTTTTTATCAACAGAAGGGCAATCTTATAAAAATTGTAAAATTTACTCTGACTACGTTTTCCCTTTTGCAAGAAAGTTCTTACAGGGAAACGTAGTGATAGATAAAAGGCTAGAAAGGAGTAGACGGTGA
- the aroA gene encoding 3-phosphoshikimate 1-carboxyvinyltransferase yields the protein MFKADFKGFLKGEIRVPSDKSISHRSIMLGSLNKGETVVRNFLRSEDCLNTLKAFLELSVEIKDTGKEIIIKGKGKRSLKEPFNVIDLGNSGTSIRLISGILAGQPFYSVLTGDKYLRRRPMDRIAIPLRMMGAEVLGRENGKYPPLTIIGKENLKGIDYRSPKASAQVKSAILLAGLFTDEPVSVLEPAKSRDHTEKMLKAFGVDVIVEDLKVSLGKNRELERDLEIDVPADISSAAFFMVGAAITPGSEVLLKDVILNPTRTGILDVMERMGVDFRIENKRVQGGEEVGDIVVSYTENLKATRICGDEIPRLIDEIPVIALLASQAEGETVIKDAKELRVKESDRIKSTVENLKTLGVEAEELEDGMVIKGKAKLKGGKVKSFGDHRIAMTFVIASLICKEPVEIDEVECIKTSYPTFFENLEKILS from the coding sequence ATGTTCAAAGCCGATTTTAAGGGTTTTTTAAAAGGAGAAATAAGAGTTCCTTCCGATAAGTCAATATCCCATAGATCAATTATGTTAGGTTCTCTAAATAAAGGAGAAACGGTTGTTAGAAATTTCTTGCGTTCTGAAGATTGTTTAAATACACTAAAAGCCTTTTTAGAACTTAGTGTTGAAATTAAAGATACTGGAAAAGAAATAATCATTAAGGGTAAAGGGAAAAGATCTTTAAAAGAACCTTTTAACGTAATAGACCTTGGAAATTCCGGAACGTCAATTAGATTAATTTCAGGAATACTTGCTGGGCAACCGTTTTATTCGGTTCTGACTGGAGATAAGTACTTAAGAAGAAGACCGATGGATAGAATAGCTATTCCATTAAGAATGATGGGAGCAGAAGTTCTTGGAAGAGAAAATGGAAAGTATCCTCCTTTAACGATTATCGGTAAAGAGAATTTAAAAGGAATTGATTACAGAAGTCCAAAAGCATCAGCACAGGTTAAATCCGCAATACTTTTGGCAGGACTTTTTACGGATGAACCGGTTTCCGTCTTAGAACCTGCAAAAAGTAGAGATCATACGGAAAAGATGCTAAAAGCTTTTGGTGTTGATGTTATTGTAGAGGATTTAAAAGTTTCCCTTGGGAAAAATAGAGAACTTGAAAGGGATTTAGAAATAGATGTTCCTGCTGATATATCTTCTGCTGCGTTCTTTATGGTAGGAGCAGCAATAACTCCAGGTTCAGAGGTTCTGCTGAAAGATGTTATTTTGAACCCAACGAGAACAGGAATTTTAGATGTTATGGAGAGAATGGGAGTAGATTTCAGGATTGAAAATAAAAGGGTTCAAGGTGGCGAAGAAGTTGGAGATATTGTAGTTTCATATACAGAGAATCTAAAAGCAACTAGAATCTGTGGAGATGAAATCCCAAGACTTATAGATGAAATACCAGTAATTGCCCTTTTAGCATCTCAAGCAGAAGGAGAGACGGTAATAAAGGATGCCAAGGAACTTAGGGTGAAAGAGAGCGATAGAATCAAGTCCACTGTTGAGAACTTGAAAACCTTAGGGGTTGAAGCTGAAGAACTTGAAGATGGAATGGTAATAAAAGGAAAAGCAAAACTGAAAGGGGGAAAAGTTAAATCTTTCGGAGATCACAGAATTGCGATGACTTTTGTGATTGCTTCGCTAATATGTAAAGAACCAGTTGAAATCGACGAAGTTGAGTGTATAAAAACCTCTTACCCGACTTTCTTTGAGAACTTAGAGAAAATCTTAAGTTAA
- a CDS encoding N-acetylmuramoyl-L-alanine amidase, giving the protein MVKRRDILKSLLGGAFLLPLFKEEANGYRTPIIKRIRYSSSEERTRIVFDCTGEIGKENIKSYLKGNTLWFEIKKARANRITKWIYSPIVSKVNVIPISSYHVKVRIDLKDPHQYKIFALKPYGGKPFRIVVDVFSDFINIACKPRKKRIVVIDPGHGGKDPGAVWPVRSKHPRIREKDITLSIALRVRRILRKHPEIKVIMTRTRDTYVPLLKRAEIAAKSCADALVSIHADSMPKYPKWNGVTVFKASPALFAKAKETAQEVAKKVRLCNDIMCWSISPLLLNMSATVTFVESAKLAKEIVDNLKAHVNDDLVNGIKDMHRNILVLKTPGRPAVLVETGFLTNPKDRRRLVQTWYQEEIARGIAKGIVEYFEGLNEVAIIK; this is encoded by the coding sequence ATGGTAAAGAGAAGAGATATTCTGAAAAGTCTTTTAGGGGGAGCTTTCCTCCTTCCACTTTTTAAAGAGGAAGCCAACGGATACCGTACTCCTATTATAAAAAGGATCCGCTATTCTTCAAGTGAGGAAAGAACTAGGATTGTTTTTGACTGTACTGGAGAAATAGGTAAAGAGAATATAAAGTCTTATCTTAAAGGAAATACTCTTTGGTTTGAAATAAAAAAGGCGAGAGCAAACAGAATAACAAAATGGATTTACAGTCCAATAGTTTCCAAAGTGAACGTAATTCCAATAAGCAGTTACCATGTCAAAGTTAGGATTGATCTAAAAGATCCTCATCAATACAAAATTTTTGCCTTGAAGCCCTATGGAGGAAAACCTTTTAGAATAGTAGTTGATGTCTTTTCAGACTTTATAAACATAGCTTGTAAGCCCAGGAAAAAAAGGATTGTTGTTATTGATCCTGGACATGGTGGTAAAGACCCAGGAGCCGTTTGGCCTGTGCGTTCAAAACATCCAAGAATAAGGGAAAAGGACATTACCTTGTCCATAGCTTTAAGGGTTAGAAGAATTTTAAGAAAACATCCTGAGATAAAAGTAATAATGACAAGGACAAGAGATACCTATGTTCCTTTGCTAAAGAGAGCAGAAATTGCAGCTAAATCCTGTGCTGACGCTCTTGTTAGCATTCATGCGGACTCTATGCCAAAGTATCCTAAATGGAATGGAGTAACTGTCTTTAAAGCATCTCCAGCACTTTTTGCAAAGGCAAAAGAAACAGCCCAGGAAGTTGCAAAGAAAGTAAGACTTTGTAACGATATTATGTGTTGGAGTATAAGTCCCCTTCTTCTAAACATGTCTGCAACTGTCACTTTCGTTGAGAGTGCAAAACTTGCTAAAGAAATAGTTGACAATTTAAAAGCTCACGTTAACGATGACCTTGTAAATGGAATTAAGGATATGCACAGGAACATTCTTGTTCTAAAGACTCCCGGTCGTCCTGCAGTTCTTGTGGAAACAGGTTTTTTAACTAATCCAAAAGATAGGAGAAGACTTGTTCAGACTTGGTATCAGGAAGAAATTGCAAGGGGTATAGCTAAGGGAATAGTTGAATATTTTGAAGGTTTAAATGAGGTAGCGATTATAAAGTAG
- the bcp gene encoding thioredoxin-dependent thiol peroxidase — MALNIGEKAPEFCLLDENGKKVCLEDYKGKWSALYFYPRDNTPGCTREAQDFSELLGEFENLNAVILGVSPDSVEKHKRFKEKKGLKVKLLSDPDKKVIGNYDVWKLKKVCGRECYGVVRTTYLIDPNGQIVHVWEKVKVKGHAKTVLKKLKELQGGEG; from the coding sequence ATGGCTTTAAATATAGGTGAAAAAGCTCCAGAGTTTTGCCTTCTTGATGAAAACGGAAAAAAGGTATGTTTGGAGGATTATAAAGGAAAGTGGAGTGCCCTTTACTTTTATCCAAGGGATAATACGCCAGGATGTACAAGGGAAGCTCAGGATTTTTCAGAACTCCTTGGAGAATTTGAAAATCTTAATGCTGTTATCTTAGGGGTTAGTCCAGATTCAGTAGAAAAACATAAGCGATTTAAGGAAAAAAAGGGGCTAAAAGTTAAACTTCTAAGTGATCCTGACAAAAAAGTTATAGGAAACTACGATGTCTGGAAGTTAAAAAAAGTTTGTGGAAGAGAATGCTATGGAGTTGTTAGAACTACATATCTAATTGATCCTAATGGTCAAATTGTTCACGTTTGGGAAAAAGTGAAGGTTAAAGGGCATGCCAAAACTGTACTTAAGAAATTAAAAGAGCTTCAAGGAGGAGAAGGATAA
- the dapC gene encoding succinyldiaminopimelate transaminase, with amino-acid sequence MNKRIKELKSYPMDRLVKAKENLKKQGKKIYDFGTGDPKEPTDPKIREAIINAIPEVSQYPTVKGRKDLREAISSWFMNRFHVFLDPEKEIIPTAGSKEAIFHFPLVFIDTDSHKKKVIFGTPAYPVYERGTLFAGGEPYPIKLEYEEGFLLRLDKLPKSLLEETAIAWINYPHNPTGAVAPLSYLEETYGICQEFNIILCSDECYTEIYFEKPPHSLLEVGKKGAVVFHSLSKRSGMTGYRSGFVAGDEEIIKTYLKYRSSFGVASQDFVQQAAKVAWSDEEHVEKRREIFRKKRDLFLDFFKKIGMEFLYPEATFYFWVKLPEGIDGKTYALHLLEYGIVVSPGEFFGNGGEGFIRLALVPTLEECKEAIRIWEKAHQTFLEKVNANKG; translated from the coding sequence ATGAACAAGAGAATAAAGGAATTAAAATCTTATCCTATGGATAGATTAGTTAAAGCAAAGGAAAACTTAAAAAAACAAGGAAAGAAAATTTACGACTTCGGAACAGGGGATCCGAAGGAACCCACTGATCCAAAGATTAGAGAAGCAATCATAAATGCTATACCAGAAGTGAGTCAGTATCCGACCGTAAAAGGAAGAAAAGATTTAAGGGAAGCTATATCAAGCTGGTTTATGAATAGGTTCCACGTGTTTCTTGATCCAGAAAAAGAAATTATTCCAACCGCGGGATCAAAGGAAGCTATTTTCCACTTCCCATTAGTATTTATAGATACAGATAGCCATAAGAAAAAGGTAATCTTTGGAACGCCTGCTTATCCCGTTTATGAGAGAGGAACTCTTTTTGCAGGTGGCGAACCTTATCCTATAAAACTTGAATATGAAGAAGGTTTTCTCTTAAGACTAGATAAATTGCCAAAATCCTTACTGGAAGAAACAGCAATAGCTTGGATTAACTACCCTCACAATCCAACAGGAGCAGTAGCTCCTCTTTCTTACCTTGAGGAAACGTATGGAATTTGCCAAGAGTTCAACATAATACTTTGTTCAGATGAGTGTTATACTGAGATCTACTTTGAAAAACCGCCTCATTCTTTGCTTGAAGTTGGAAAGAAAGGAGCTGTTGTTTTCCATTCACTATCCAAAAGAAGCGGAATGACCGGTTACCGTAGTGGATTCGTTGCTGGTGATGAAGAAATCATAAAAACATACCTTAAGTATCGTTCATCCTTCGGAGTAGCTTCTCAAGATTTTGTCCAACAAGCAGCAAAGGTTGCTTGGTCTGATGAAGAACACGTAGAGAAAAGAAGGGAAATTTTCCGCAAGAAAAGGGATTTATTTTTGGACTTTTTCAAGAAGATTGGAATGGAGTTTCTGTATCCTGAAGCAACCTTTTACTTTTGGGTAAAGCTTCCAGAAGGCATTGATGGAAAAACCTACGCTCTTCATCTTCTAGAATATGGAATAGTTGTTTCTCCCGGTGAGTTTTTCGGAAATGGTGGGGAAGGATTTATAAGACTTGCGCTTGTTCCAACACTTGAAGAGTGTAAAGAAGCTATCAGGATTTGGGAAAAAGCCCATCAAACTTTTTTGGAGAAGGTAAATGCAAATAAGGGATAA
- a CDS encoding biopolymer transporter ExbD, which translates to MQIRDKRKKIIVDINLSPILDLSLMLVIFLAVTTEFISGGEIKVQVPKGGSGIHSQEEVVKIVIDKWGKIYYQGKTYQDPAKVAALLPKNKRIYIKADKEVPYQFVFTMLDALRKFGIQKVSLVGQRID; encoded by the coding sequence ATGCAAATAAGGGATAAAAGAAAGAAAATAATCGTTGACATTAATCTCTCGCCAATTTTGGATTTATCTCTTATGCTTGTTATATTTTTGGCAGTCACAACCGAGTTTATCTCCGGTGGTGAGATAAAAGTTCAAGTTCCTAAAGGCGGTAGCGGTATTCATTCACAAGAAGAAGTTGTAAAAATCGTTATTGATAAATGGGGCAAAATCTATTACCAAGGCAAAACCTATCAAGATCCTGCAAAAGTAGCTGCCCTTCTGCCAAAAAATAAAAGGATTTACATAAAAGCAGATAAGGAAGTTCCTTACCAGTTTGTTTTCACTATGCTTGATGCTTTAAGAAAGTTTGGAATTCAAAAAGTTTCTTTAGTGGGGCAGAGAATTGACTAA
- the tsaE gene encoding tRNA (adenosine(37)-N6)-threonylcarbamoyltransferase complex ATPase subunit type 1 TsaE: protein MTKCYVKTSSAEETKALGKSIGNGLPKGTIVLLSGDLGCGKTTLTRGIANALGIPEDEVTSPSFNIIHEYDSFVHIDFYRLSSEDALEDLGLDEILLDDRIKVIEWFEVGANYLENLNVPIVKINCLFCDENERTFEIIDPSGILCEKIKKGGFNVKDS, encoded by the coding sequence TTGACTAAATGTTATGTAAAGACTTCTTCAGCAGAAGAAACAAAGGCTCTTGGGAAATCAATAGGGAATGGTCTTCCAAAAGGAACTATTGTTCTACTTTCTGGAGATTTAGGATGTGGTAAAACAACCTTAACAAGAGGAATAGCCAATGCACTTGGAATACCAGAAGATGAAGTTACTTCACCTTCCTTTAACATCATTCACGAATATGACTCTTTTGTCCACATAGACTTTTATAGACTTTCCAGCGAAGATGCTTTAGAAGATTTAGGACTTGATGAAATTTTGCTTGATGACAGGATAAAAGTAATAGAGTGGTTTGAAGTAGGGGCTAACTATTTAGAAAACTTAAATGTTCCTATTGTGAAAATTAACTGTCTTTTTTGTGATGAGAACGAAAGAACTTTTGAGATAATTGACCCGTCAGGAATTTTATGTGAAAAAATTAAAAAGGGAGGCTTTAATGTCAAAGATAGTTGA
- the eno gene encoding phosphopyruvate hydratase, giving the protein MSKIVDVKAREVLDSRGNPTVEAEVVLESGAVGRAIVPSGASTGEKEALELRDKDPKRYLGKGVQKAVKNVNEVIAPALIGLESTDQAAIDKLMIEIDGTGNKSNLGANAILAVSMAVCRASAEELGMPLFRYIGGTNAKELPVPMMNILNGGVHADNNVDLQEFMIMPVGGETFSESLRIGVEVYHTLKKVLKNMGHSTNVGDEGGFAPNLSSNEEAIQVILKAIEEAGYTPGEDVLIALDAASSEFYKGDGIYELEGEGKKLGREELVDFYRKLVEKYPIISIEDGMAENDHEGWKLLTAALGDKVQLVGDDVFVTNTELLRIGIKEGFANSILIKLNQIGTVTETLEAIEMAKRANYTAVISHRSGETEDTFIADLAVAVNSGQIKTGAPARSERNAKYNQLLRIEEYLGSAAVYKGQEVFYNLEF; this is encoded by the coding sequence ATGTCAAAGATAGTTGACGTAAAGGCAAGAGAAGTTCTTGACTCAAGAGGAAATCCTACTGTTGAAGCAGAAGTTGTCTTAGAGTCTGGAGCTGTTGGAAGAGCTATCGTTCCAAGTGGTGCATCAACAGGTGAAAAGGAAGCATTAGAGCTAAGGGATAAAGACCCAAAAAGATACCTTGGAAAAGGAGTTCAAAAAGCTGTAAAAAATGTTAATGAAGTAATTGCTCCTGCTCTAATAGGACTAGAATCAACAGACCAAGCTGCTATTGATAAGCTAATGATCGAAATCGATGGAACAGGGAACAAAAGCAACCTTGGAGCAAATGCAATTTTGGCAGTTTCAATGGCAGTTTGTAGAGCATCAGCAGAAGAACTTGGTATGCCTCTCTTTAGATATATTGGTGGAACAAATGCAAAAGAGCTTCCAGTTCCTATGATGAACATTCTAAACGGTGGTGTTCACGCTGACAACAACGTAGACCTTCAAGAGTTTATGATTATGCCGGTAGGAGGAGAAACTTTCTCAGAGTCTTTAAGAATAGGAGTTGAGGTCTATCATACTCTCAAAAAAGTTTTAAAGAACATGGGACATTCTACAAACGTTGGAGATGAAGGAGGATTTGCTCCAAATCTATCTTCTAATGAAGAAGCTATTCAAGTAATTCTTAAGGCTATTGAAGAAGCGGGATATACACCGGGAGAAGATGTTTTAATAGCTCTTGATGCTGCTTCTTCTGAGTTTTACAAAGGAGATGGAATTTACGAACTTGAAGGAGAAGGAAAGAAACTAGGTAGAGAAGAACTTGTTGATTTTTACAGAAAACTTGTTGAAAAATACCCAATTATTAGCATTGAAGATGGAATGGCCGAAAATGACCACGAAGGATGGAAACTTCTAACTGCTGCTCTTGGTGATAAAGTTCAGCTTGTAGGAGACGACGTATTTGTTACAAATACAGAGCTCCTAAGAATTGGAATTAAAGAAGGATTTGCAAACTCTATTCTTATAAAGCTCAACCAAATTGGAACTGTAACAGAAACTCTTGAAGCTATTGAGATGGCTAAAAGGGCTAACTACACTGCCGTTATTTCCCACCGTTCTGGAGAAACAGAAGATACATTCATTGCAGACCTTGCTGTTGCAGTAAACAGTGGACAGATTAAAACTGGGGCTCCTGCAAGAAGTGAGAGAAACGCAAAATACAACCAACTTCTAAGAATTGAAGAGTATCTTGGAAGTGCTGCTGTTTATAAAGGACAAGAAGTTTTCTACAACTTAGAATTCTAA
- a CDS encoding C-GCAxxG-C-C family protein, translating into MEFSKIMDNVRFIAKVIEKEDLKKVDPHKVAKKAYELYWKANCEYGVVNSFKALGVFNFDYGQVMAISKQLPHKWNTICGAITGAFYLFALTLPEELLEKSVKELIKFHNETRLPIFEGNKKFNIPKVAVGSILCRDSIINWCKAAGIHPRSFERSERCARITGDLAYKTAKILNKYADALVGA; encoded by the coding sequence ATGGAATTTTCAAAGATTATGGATAATGTAAGATTTATAGCAAAAGTTATTGAAAAAGAAGATCTCAAAAAAGTTGATCCTCATAAAGTAGCCAAGAAAGCTTATGAACTGTATTGGAAGGCAAACTGTGAATATGGAGTTGTTAACTCGTTCAAAGCTCTCGGAGTGTTTAACTTTGACTATGGGCAGGTAATGGCTATCTCTAAACAACTTCCTCACAAATGGAATACAATTTGTGGCGCTATTACAGGAGCTTTTTACCTATTTGCCCTTACTCTACCGGAGGAACTTCTTGAAAAGTCTGTCAAAGAGTTAATAAAATTCCACAACGAAACTAGGCTTCCAATTTTTGAGGGAAATAAAAAGTTCAACATTCCTAAAGTAGCAGTAGGTTCAATCCTTTGCAGAGATTCCATAATAAACTGGTGTAAAGCTGCAGGAATTCATCCAAGATCTTTTGAAAGAAGTGAAAGATGTGCGAGAATAACAGGAGACTTAGCTTATAAGACAGCTAAAATACTGAACAAATACGCAGATGCCCTTGTTGGAGCATAA
- a CDS encoding toprim domain-containing protein: MEEIKLLKNFLLELKLFSIKNTSWAILVEGKRDKAALEIFEIQNVVDLKGRNFHDLAEDLSTRFEGIVILTDFDREGEVIFQKLSKLLPVYGLKIDSSFREKLRKTGIQFIEKIPKKLIR, encoded by the coding sequence ATGGAAGAGATAAAGCTTTTAAAGAATTTTCTTTTAGAGTTAAAACTTTTTTCTATAAAAAACACCTCGTGGGCGATCTTGGTTGAGGGGAAAAGGGATAAAGCAGCCCTTGAAATCTTTGAGATTCAAAATGTTGTTGATTTAAAGGGTAGAAACTTTCACGACCTTGCAGAGGATTTATCAACAAGATTTGAAGGAATTGTTATCCTTACAGACTTTGACAGAGAGGGGGAAGTAATCTTTCAGAAGCTTTCGAAACTTTTGCCTGTTTATGGTTTAAAAATCGATAGTTCTTTTAGGGAAAAGCTTAGGAAAACAGGGATTCAGTTTATTGAAAAGATACCCAAAAAGCTAATACGCTAA